The following are encoded together in the Fibrobacter sp. UWEL genome:
- a CDS encoding class I SAM-dependent RNA methyltransferase, which translates to MFFEQAIANCVPNYTREADSAHGESLAMFDYKDELKIKDQAIKEFWEVNRLAGNPQKVIGSPLARGYRTTSKRRVAMVPGNLQFDRQDSMLEPEEHNKIYDLLFEKLINPAYKPLAYALNWIIIRGTYRYRVVIFNIKKIDATIVRKLKQISEVLQKSDLNVTAAHAYVDTTESDYYLEAKRPTEGLNFKQLYGPREMSLNLGHFSLKYPVTGFSQINESQIHNLIKAASRMMSLTKDDKFLDLYCGYGLFSFALGEAAKSVLGVEWEGPSIESAKASAKYLKKNYRFVAGKIDEEFVQMRLPRPVPGEPEKILLDPPRKGCEPGVIHALAMRKPIRVCHVFCGTDEIPAALKEWERYGYRVREVQPLDLFPGTPHLETIVMLEKK; encoded by the coding sequence ATGTTTTTTGAACAGGCCATTGCCAATTGCGTTCCTAACTATACCCGCGAAGCTGATTCCGCCCACGGCGAATCCCTCGCCATGTTCGACTATAAGGACGAACTGAAGATCAAGGACCAGGCCATCAAGGAATTCTGGGAAGTGAACCGTCTGGCAGGCAATCCCCAGAAGGTGATCGGCAGCCCGTTGGCTCGAGGTTATCGCACCACCAGTAAGCGCCGCGTGGCCATGGTGCCTGGCAACCTGCAGTTCGACCGTCAGGATTCCATGCTGGAACCGGAAGAACACAACAAGATTTACGACTTGCTTTTCGAAAAGCTGATCAACCCGGCTTACAAGCCCCTGGCTTACGCCCTGAACTGGATTATCATCCGTGGCACCTACCGCTACCGTGTGGTGATTTTCAACATCAAGAAGATTGACGCTACCATCGTCCGCAAGCTGAAGCAGATTTCCGAAGTCCTGCAGAAGAGTGACCTGAACGTCACCGCCGCCCACGCCTATGTGGACACCACGGAATCCGATTACTATCTGGAAGCCAAGCGCCCCACGGAAGGTCTAAACTTCAAGCAGCTTTACGGACCTCGTGAAATGTCCCTGAACTTGGGTCATTTCTCCCTGAAGTATCCGGTGACAGGCTTTAGCCAGATTAACGAAAGCCAGATCCACAACTTGATCAAGGCAGCTTCCCGCATGATGAGTCTGACGAAGGACGACAAGTTCCTGGATTTGTACTGCGGTTACGGTCTGTTCAGCTTCGCTCTGGGTGAAGCCGCCAAGTCCGTGCTGGGTGTGGAATGGGAAGGTCCGTCCATCGAAAGCGCAAAGGCCAGCGCCAAATACCTGAAGAAGAATTACCGTTTTGTTGCAGGCAAGATTGACGAAGAATTCGTCCAGATGCGCTTGCCTCGTCCTGTTCCCGGCGAACCGGAAAAGATTCTGTTGGATCCGCCCCGCAAGGGATGCGAACCGGGAGTTATTCACGCCCTCGCCATGCGCAAGCCGATTCGCGTGTGTCATGTGTTCTGCGGTACTGACGAAATCCCAGCCGCCCTGAAGGAATGGGAACGTTACGGCTACCGTGTTCGTGAAGTGCAGCCTCTGGACTTGTTCCCGGGTACACCGCACCTGGAAACTATCGTGATGCTGGAGAAGAAGTAA